One window from the genome of Buchnera aphidicola (Macrosiphoniella sanborni) encodes:
- the rpsM gene encoding 30S ribosomal protein S13: MARIAGINIPENKHTLIALTSIYGIGKKLSKLICSISQVPESSKIIDLNEEQIECLRTNVAKYVIEGDLRREVTLNIKRLIDLNCYRGLRHRRSLPVHGQRTKTNARTCKGPRKPIKK, translated from the coding sequence ATGGCACGTATTGCAGGTATTAATATTCCTGAAAATAAGCATACTTTAATTGCATTAACTTCTATATATGGTATTGGAAAAAAACTGTCTAAATTAATTTGTTCTATTTCACAAGTTCCTGAGTCTTCTAAAATTATAGATTTAAATGAAGAACAAATTGAATGTTTAAGAACAAATGTTGCAAAATATGTAATTGAAGGTGATTTAAGAAGAGAAGTAACACTTAATATTAAACGTTTAATTGATTTAAATTGTTATCGCGGTTTACGTCATCGAAGAAGTCTGCCTGTACATGGACAAAGAACTAAAACTAATGCAAGAACTTGTAAAGGTCCACGAAAACCAATAAAAAAATAA
- the cysS gene encoding cysteine--tRNA ligase, translating to MLKIFNTLTGKKEIFTPMKKNKINLYVCGVTVYDFCHIGHGRTFVAFDMIVRYLRLIGFKVKYVRNITDIDDKIIKKSIEEKIEINTLTDLMIKAMNKDFSLLNILPPDEEPRITDYIDNIINIIKKLIHNKYAYFNQDGDVIFSIDSDPNYGTLSRQSLKYLKSGLRIPINHMKKNPLDFILWKVTNKKEYSWNSPWGRGRPGWHIECTAINNVFFKDCIDIHGGGSDLLFPHHENERSQSKCFNHQAKINFWMHTGIVITKNQKMSKSLKNVYFLKDILKDYDSEILRYFFLATHYRHPIHYCQKNLKQAYISLKYLYTSLHNTHPLDNNQEGMNFELFFYDAMNDDFNTPKVFLIFSQIARKINFFKTQNILKANKLSFRLKKLANFLGLLLKKPQDFLQKKSMLTLDSEKKIELLIERRNIARELKQWKEADKIREELISLDVIVEDFFNQTQWRKK from the coding sequence ATGTTAAAAATTTTTAATACGCTAACTGGTAAAAAAGAAATTTTTACTCCTATGAAAAAAAATAAAATTAATTTATACGTCTGTGGTGTAACTGTATATGACTTTTGTCATATTGGACATGGACGTACTTTTGTTGCTTTTGATATGATAGTACGTTATTTACGTTTAATTGGATTCAAAGTAAAATATGTTCGAAATATTACAGATATTGATGACAAAATTATTAAAAAATCTATAGAAGAAAAAATAGAGATTAATACTTTAACTGACTTGATGATAAAAGCTATGAATAAAGATTTTTCTTTATTAAATATTTTACCTCCAGATGAAGAACCTCGTATTACGGATTATATTGATAATATTATTAACATTATTAAAAAATTAATACACAATAAATATGCTTATTTCAATCAAGATGGTGATGTTATTTTTTCTATAGATAGTGATCCAAATTATGGAACTTTATCTAGGCAATCTTTAAAATATTTAAAATCTGGATTACGTATTCCAATTAATCATATGAAAAAAAATCCTTTAGATTTTATACTTTGGAAAGTTACTAATAAAAAAGAGTACTCTTGGAATTCACCATGGGGTAGAGGTCGACCTGGTTGGCATATTGAATGTACTGCTATCAATAATGTATTTTTTAAAGATTGTATAGATATTCATGGAGGTGGATCTGATTTACTTTTTCCTCATCATGAAAATGAAAGATCTCAGTCTAAATGTTTTAATCATCAAGCAAAAATAAATTTTTGGATGCACACAGGTATAGTGATTACAAAAAATCAAAAAATGTCTAAATCATTAAAGAATGTTTATTTTTTAAAAGACATTTTAAAAGATTATGATTCTGAAATTTTACGGTATTTTTTTCTTGCAACACATTATCGTCATCCTATACACTATTGTCAAAAAAATTTGAAACAAGCATATATATCATTAAAATATTTATATACTTCTTTACATAATACTCATCCCTTAGATAATAATCAAGAAGGTATGAATTTTGAATTGTTTTTTTATGATGCTATGAACGATGACTTTAATACTCCTAAAGTATTTTTAATATTTTCACAAATCGCACGAAAGATTAATTTTTTTAAGACACAAAATATTTTAAAAGCAAATAAATTATCTTTTAGATTAAAAAAATTAGCTAATTTTTTAGGTTTATTATTAAAAAAACCACAAGATTTTTTACAAAAAAAATCTATGCTCACTTTAGATTCAGAAAAGAAAATTGAATTGTTAATTGAAAGAAGAAATATAGCTAGAGAGTTAAAACAATGGAAAGAAGCAGATAAAATAAGAGAAGAATTAATCTCTTTAGATGTTATTGTAGAAGATTTTTTTAATCAAACACAATGGCGTAAAAAATAA
- the def gene encoding peptide deformylase, whose translation MPFLKILYYPDKRLRLVAKPVTNINKTTNEIINNMIDTMNQEDGIGLAATQVNIQLQIIVTNTMKKKENNLVLINPKIIEKEGNISIEEGCLSIPEYRASIPRFNYIKVQALNRDGKKIEIEAKSILSICIQHEIDHLKGKLFIDYLSQFKKDRIEKKFKKLKKQTKFYSKD comes from the coding sequence ATGCCTTTTTTAAAAATACTTTACTATCCTGATAAACGCTTAAGACTTGTTGCAAAACCCGTAACAAATATCAATAAAACAACAAATGAAATTATCAATAACATGATAGATACAATGAATCAAGAAGATGGAATAGGTTTAGCAGCCACGCAAGTTAATATTCAATTACAAATTATAGTTACTAATACAATGAAAAAGAAAGAAAATAATTTAGTTCTTATCAATCCTAAAATTATTGAAAAAGAAGGTAATATCAGCATTGAAGAAGGTTGTTTATCAATTCCAGAATATCGAGCCTCTATTCCAAGATTTAACTATATTAAAGTTCAAGCTCTCAATCGAGATGGAAAAAAAATAGAAATAGAAGCAAAATCAATACTTTCTATATGTATACAACATGAAATAGACCATCTCAAAGGAAAATTATTTATTGATTATTTATCTCAATTTAAAAAAGATAGAATTGAAAAAAAATTTAAAAAATTAAAAAAACAAACGAAATTTTATTCAAAGGATTAG
- the aroE gene encoding shikimate dehydrogenase, producing MFRCQDFNYAVFGNPINHTKSPVIHKFFSEQTNIFHPYKAVHVPLNSLYSYLRFFFKSNGCGANITAPFKQEARFFCNQLTKRAQIAQSVNTLKKLDNQEILGDNTDGIGLLSDLKRLNFIKKRYSILILGAGGVVRGILFPLLSFGCSVYILNRTIKNAEKLVSQFNQYGDIRVLKENTSKIEYFDLIINARTNISEETYNIIPSSFFCLKNTHFYDVNYQKNNSCFIKWCIHIGANFFSDGIGMLVFQAAHSFFLWHNIMPDIDCVIDILKKAHSFEKK from the coding sequence ATGTTTAGATGTCAAGATTTTAATTATGCTGTATTTGGAAATCCTATTAATCACACTAAATCACCTGTTATTCATAAATTTTTTTCAGAACAAACAAATATTTTTCATCCTTATAAGGCTGTTCATGTTCCATTAAACAGTTTATATTCTTATTTAAGATTTTTTTTTAAAAGTAATGGTTGTGGTGCAAATATTACTGCGCCATTTAAACAAGAAGCACGTTTTTTTTGCAATCAATTAACTAAACGAGCTCAAATTGCTCAATCAGTTAATACATTAAAAAAATTAGATAATCAAGAAATTTTAGGAGATAATACAGATGGAATTGGATTGTTGTCTGATTTAAAAAGATTAAATTTTATAAAAAAAAGATATTCAATTTTAATACTTGGTGCTGGTGGTGTTGTTAGAGGTATTTTATTTCCGCTTTTATCTTTTGGTTGTTCTGTATACATTTTAAATCGAACTATAAAAAATGCTGAAAAATTAGTATCACAATTTAATCAGTATGGAGATATTAGAGTATTAAAAGAAAATACATCAAAAATAGAATATTTTGACTTAATTATTAATGCAAGAACAAATATTTCAGAAGAAACATATAATATAATTCCTTCATCTTTTTTTTGTTTAAAAAACACACATTTTTATGATGTAAATTATCAAAAAAATAATTCATGTTTTATTAAATGGTGTATTCATATAGGTGCGAATTTTTTTTCTGATGGAATAGGTATGTTAGTTTTTCAGGCTGCTCATTCTTTTTTTTTATGGCATAATATTATGCCTGACATTGATTGTGTCATTGATATTCTAAAAAAAGCGCATTCTTTTGAAAAAAAATAA
- the rplQ gene encoding 50S ribosomal protein L17, producing the protein MRHRKRGRQLNRNRTHVNAMLKNMACSLLKYEIIKTTLSKAKELRYIVEPLITLSKVDTVSNRRLAFSRIRDNLIVSKLFNKLGPLFLNRLGGYTRILKCGFRSGDKAPMAYIELVDRVKKEKTEAIVKTE; encoded by the coding sequence ATGCGTCATCGTAAACGTGGCCGTCAATTAAATCGTAATAGAACTCATGTAAATGCTATGTTAAAAAATATGGCATGTTCTTTATTAAAATATGAAATTATAAAAACTACTTTATCTAAAGCAAAAGAACTGCGTTATATTGTAGAGCCTCTTATTACTTTATCGAAAGTAGATACTGTGTCAAATAGAAGATTAGCATTTTCTCGCATACGTGATAATTTAATAGTATCAAAATTATTTAATAAATTAGGCCCATTATTTTTAAATAGATTAGGAGGTTATACTCGTATTTTAAAATGTGGATTTAGATCTGGAGATAAAGCTCCTATGGCTTATATTGAATTAGTTGATCGTGTTAAAAAAGAGAAAACAGAAGCAATAGTAAAAACAGAGTAA
- the folD gene encoding bifunctional methylenetetrahydrofolate dehydrogenase/methenyltetrahydrofolate cyclohydrolase FolD, whose amino-acid sequence MPAIIIDGNKIAEKLQLKILKKINQRKKDGKKIPGLAMILVGNHIPSQIYVNKKRIACKNVGFFSECWHFPDYVNEIEILNLINQLNNDKNIDGILVQLPLPKHINHLKILSNITPDKDVDGFHPYNTGSLCQRTPKLRACTPKGIITMLKYNNIKTHGLHAVMVGASNIVGRPMSLELLLAGCTTTVTHRFTRNLKNHVKSADLLIVAVGKAHFLKGKWIKNGSIVIDVGINRLHNGEIVGDVDFKNAYLRASYITPVPGGVGPITVATLLQNTLEACENHHDII is encoded by the coding sequence ATGCCTGCAATAATAATAGATGGTAATAAAATAGCAGAAAAATTGCAATTAAAAATTTTAAAAAAAATTAATCAAAGAAAAAAAGATGGAAAAAAAATACCTGGATTAGCTATGATTTTAGTAGGAAATCATATTCCTTCTCAAATTTACGTTAATAAAAAAAGAATTGCATGCAAAAATGTTGGTTTTTTTTCAGAATGTTGGCATTTTCCTGATTATGTTAATGAAATAGAAATATTAAATCTAATTAATCAACTAAATAATGATAAAAATATAGATGGTATTTTAGTACAATTGCCACTTCCCAAACATATCAACCATCTAAAAATTTTAAGTAATATTACTCCTGATAAAGATGTTGATGGCTTTCATCCTTATAATACAGGTTCTTTATGTCAAAGAACACCTAAATTAAGAGCATGTACTCCAAAAGGTATTATTACAATGTTAAAATATAACAATATTAAAACTCATGGATTACATGCAGTCATGGTAGGAGCATCTAACATCGTTGGGAGACCAATGAGTTTAGAATTATTATTAGCTGGATGTACTACTACTGTCACACATCGATTTACTAGAAATTTAAAAAATCATGTAAAAAGTGCTGATTTATTAATTGTAGCCGTTGGTAAAGCACATTTTTTAAAAGGAAAATGGATTAAAAACGGATCGATAGTAATCGATGTAGGCATTAATAGATTACACAATGGAGAAATAGTTGGAGATGTAGACTTTAAAAACGCATATTTACGCGCATCATATATAACACCAGTACCAGGTGGAGTTGGTCCTATAACAGTTGCAACATTATTACAAAATACATTAGAAGCATGTGAAAATCATCATGATATTATTTAA
- the rpsK gene encoding 30S ribosomal protein S11, which translates to MIKNSLTIRTRKRVKKQILDGIAHIHASFNNTIVTITDRQGNALGWATSGGSGFRGSRKSTPFAAQVAAERCAEIVKDYGIKNLEVMVKGPGPGRESTIRALNAAGFRITNITDVTPIPHNGCRPPKKRRV; encoded by the coding sequence ATGATAAAAAATTCTTTAACTATTCGAACACGCAAGCGTGTTAAAAAACAAATTTTAGATGGTATAGCACATATACATGCATCTTTTAATAACACGATTGTTACTATTACTGATAGACAAGGAAATGCTTTAGGTTGGGCAACATCTGGTGGTTCTGGTTTTAGAGGATCTAGAAAATCTACTCCTTTTGCAGCTCAAGTAGCTGCTGAACGTTGTGCAGAGATAGTTAAAGATTATGGTATAAAAAATTTAGAAGTTATGGTAAAAGGGCCAGGTCCAGGTAGAGAATCAACAATCAGAGCCTTGAATGCTGCTGGATTTCGTATTACAAATATTACTGATGTGACACCTATTCCTCATAATGGTTGTCGTCCTCCAAAAAAACGTCGTGTATAA
- the adk gene encoding adenylate kinase: MRIILLGAPGTGKGTQGKFITERYKIPKISTGDMLREAIYSKTKTGIIIQSIVREGRLVSDEIVCNLIKQRIQKKDCINGFLLDGFPRTITQALYLSKIKIKIDYILELIVPYKVILERISGRRVHPQSGRIYHIKFKPPKIQDQDDLTGQSLIIREDDKKESIIRRLKEYKNMHNSLIKYYIQEKNIGNIKLFKICSTDSVSVIHKKIKDILKK, translated from the coding sequence ATGCGTATTATATTACTTGGAGCACCTGGAACTGGAAAAGGAACACAAGGAAAATTTATTACAGAAAGGTATAAAATTCCGAAAATATCTACAGGAGATATGTTAAGAGAAGCTATTTATTCAAAAACGAAAACTGGTATCATCATTCAAAGTATTGTTAGAGAGGGACGATTAGTTTCTGATGAAATTGTATGTAATTTAATTAAACAAAGAATACAGAAAAAAGATTGCATTAATGGTTTTTTGTTAGATGGTTTTCCAAGAACTATTACACAAGCTTTATATTTATCAAAAATTAAAATAAAAATAGATTATATTTTAGAACTCATAGTACCATATAAAGTAATATTAGAACGAATATCAGGTAGACGCGTACATCCTCAATCAGGTCGTATTTATCATATAAAATTTAAACCACCAAAAATTCAAGATCAAGATGATCTAACTGGACAATCTCTTATAATAAGAGAAGATGATAAAAAAGAAAGTATTATAAGAAGACTAAAAGAATATAAAAACATGCATAATTCATTAATTAAATACTATATTCAAGAAAAAAATATAGGAAATATAAAACTTTTTAAAATTTGTAGTACTGATTCAGTATCAGTTATTCATAAAAAAATAAAAGATATATTAAAAAAATAG
- the ybeD gene encoding DUF493 family protein YbeD, with product MKTQLKEMLKFPCFFTYKIIGLAQPELIDQIIKVIQIQIPGDYTPQIKSSNRGNYLSVSITICAKNFEQIEILYHEISKINIVRMVL from the coding sequence ATGAAAACACAATTAAAAGAAATGTTAAAATTCCCTTGTTTTTTTACTTATAAAATTATTGGATTAGCACAACCAGAATTGATTGATCAAATAATTAAAGTAATTCAAATTCAAATACCTGGAGATTATACACCTCAAATAAAATCAAGTAATAGAGGAAATTATCTTTCCGTTTCAATTACAATCTGTGCTAAAAATTTTGAACAGATTGAAATTTTATATCATGAAATTAGTAAAATTAATATCGTTCGTATGGTTTTATAA
- the cspE gene encoding transcription antiterminator/RNA stability regulator CspE, translating to MSKIKGNVKWFNESKGFGFITPEDGSKDVFVHFSAIQSNGFKTLAEGQSVEFEITEGAKGPSAANVISV from the coding sequence ATGTCCAAGATTAAAGGTAATGTTAAGTGGTTCAATGAATCTAAAGGTTTTGGTTTTATTACTCCAGAAGATGGAAGTAAAGATGTGTTTGTTCATTTTTCAGCTATACAAAGTAACGGATTTAAAACTTTAGCCGAAGGTCAAAGTGTTGAGTTTGAAATAACTGAAGGAGCAAAAGGACCATCTGCTGCTAATGTGATTAGTGTATAA
- a CDS encoding DNA-directed RNA polymerase subunit alpha — protein MQNAIMGFLKPRLVDIEQISMTHTKVTLEPLERGFGHTLGNALRRILLSSMPGCAVTEVQIDGVLHEYSTKEGIQEDILEILLNLKGLAIKVHGKDEAFLTLNKSGIGPVTARDIIHDSDVEIIKPEHIICNLTYEKASINMRIKVQRGRGYVPAASRIHIEEDVRPIGCLLLDACYSPIDRISYNVEAARVEQRTDLDKLVIEMETNGTIDPEEAIRRAATILSDQLEAFVDLRDVREPEIQEEKPEFEPILLRPVDDLELTVRSANCLKAESIHYIGDLVQRTEVELLKTPNLGKKSLTEIKDILASRNLSLGMRLENWPPSSILDE, from the coding sequence ATGCAGAATGCTATAATGGGTTTTTTAAAACCTCGTTTAGTTGATATTGAACAAATTAGCATGACTCATACTAAAGTGACTTTAGAGCCGTTAGAACGAGGATTCGGTCACACACTTGGAAATGCACTGCGTAGAATTCTTTTATCTTCTATGCCGGGATGTGCAGTTACTGAAGTTCAAATTGACGGAGTACTTCATGAATATAGTACTAAAGAAGGAATACAAGAAGATATTCTAGAAATATTATTAAATTTAAAAGGATTAGCTATTAAAGTACATGGAAAGGATGAAGCTTTTCTGACATTAAATAAATCTGGAATTGGTCCTGTTACTGCCAGAGATATTATACATGATAGTGATGTTGAAATTATTAAACCAGAACATATAATTTGTAATTTAACTTATGAAAAAGCATCTATTAATATGAGAATTAAAGTACAACGTGGAAGAGGCTATGTTCCTGCTGCTTCTAGAATTCATATAGAAGAGGATGTACGACCAATAGGATGTTTGTTATTAGATGCGTGTTATAGTCCTATAGATCGTATTTCTTATAATGTTGAAGCTGCACGTGTTGAACAAAGAACTGATTTAGATAAATTAGTTATTGAGATGGAAACAAATGGAACAATTGATCCAGAAGAAGCAATTCGACGAGCGGCTACTATTTTATCAGATCAATTAGAAGCATTTGTTGATTTAAGAGACGTTCGTGAACCTGAAATTCAGGAAGAAAAACCAGAATTTGAACCTATTTTATTGCGTCCAGTAGATGATTTAGAACTCACTGTTCGTTCAGCTAATTGTCTTAAAGCAGAATCAATACATTATATTGGAGATTTAGTGCAGCGCACTGAAGTAGAACTTTTAAAAACACCTAACTTAGGAAAAAAATCTTTAACCGAGATTAAAGATATATTAGCTTCTCGTAATTTATCTCTAGGTATGAGATTAGAGAATTGGCCACCATCAAGTATTTTAGATGAATAA
- the rpsD gene encoding 30S ribosomal protein S4 has translation MAKYIGPKLKLSRREGTDLFLKSGLRAIESKCKLDQLPGQHGIRKPRLSDYAVQLREKQKVRRLYGILERQFKIYYKNAARLKGNTGANLLKLLECRLDNIVYRMGFGCTRSESRQLINHKAIMVNKKIVNISSYQVSPNDLISVREKSKNQSRIKAALELVEQREKPIWLEVNSREMEGILKRFPERSDLSAEINEYLIIELYSK, from the coding sequence ATGGCAAAATATATCGGTCCTAAATTAAAATTAAGTCGACGAGAAGGAACTGATTTATTTTTAAAATCAGGACTTCGCGCAATAGAATCAAAATGTAAATTAGATCAACTTCCTGGACAGCATGGTATTAGAAAACCTAGATTGTCTGATTATGCTGTACAATTACGAGAAAAACAAAAAGTACGTCGTTTATATGGTATCTTAGAACGTCAATTCAAAATATATTATAAAAATGCAGCTCGTTTAAAAGGAAATACTGGAGCTAATTTATTAAAATTATTAGAATGTAGATTAGACAATATAGTTTATCGTATGGGTTTTGGTTGTACTCGCTCAGAATCGAGACAATTAATTAATCATAAAGCAATTATGGTGAATAAAAAAATTGTTAATATTTCTTCATATCAGGTATCTCCTAATGATTTGATTTCTGTTAGAGAAAAATCTAAAAATCAATCACGAATAAAAGCTGCATTAGAACTTGTTGAACAAAGAGAAAAACCAATATGGTTAGAAGTTAATTCAAGAGAGATGGAAGGTATTTTAAAAAGGTTCCCGGAACGTTCTGATTTATCTGCAGAAATTAATGAATACTTAATTATTGAACTGTATTCCAAGTAA
- a CDS encoding DUF494 family protein — translation MFDILIYLFENYVHTESKISIDYDSLTNDLSDIGFQKRDIYNALRWLKNLSCYKNNIISSIHVLSKQISTRIYTQEESLKLNVDCRGFILFLEQLEILTLETREMIIERIMDLDIKELNLEDLKWIVLIVLFNVPGCELVYRKLENLLFNFQEEIIH, via the coding sequence ATGTTTGATATATTAATATATTTATTTGAAAATTATGTACATACTGAATCAAAAATATCTATTGATTATGATAGTTTAACTAATGATTTATCAGATATAGGATTTCAAAAAAGAGATATTTATAACGCTTTGCGTTGGTTAAAAAATCTTTCTTGTTATAAAAATAATATTATTTCGTCTATTCATGTATTATCAAAACAGATATCTACTCGCATTTATACTCAAGAAGAATCTTTAAAGTTAAACGTTGATTGTCGTGGTTTTATTCTTTTTTTAGAGCAATTAGAAATATTAACATTAGAAACAAGAGAAATGATTATTGAAAGAATTATGGATTTGGATATTAAAGAATTAAATCTTGAAGATTTAAAATGGATTGTATTAATTGTCTTATTTAATGTCCCTGGATGTGAGTTAGTATATCGTAAACTTGAAAATTTATTATTTAATTTTCAAGAAGAAATTATTCATTAG
- the fmt gene encoding methionyl-tRNA formyltransferase has product MKKLKIIFAGTDNFSAEYLNALIHSPHKIISVLTQPDRPSGRGQKIHFSPVKIISINNKIPIFQPLSLNNEIFQKKIFKLNADIMIVVSYGKIIPKKLLDIFSKGCINVHPSLLPRWRGPTPIQSSILHGDTSTGISIIKMNDKIDSGTIIYSMNCNISSKDTTQSLSVKLIKIGIKGLLETLENIILNNIFEKKQDEKNITLSRKIYKKDALLNWNIQAQQLERLIRAFNPYPVCYFMFNNQNIKVWKSTVIPTIEKNFSIGEIICLDKYGMQIKTSYQILNIQKIQLPGKTIIDIKNIVTSKKNFFKPGIIL; this is encoded by the coding sequence TTGAAAAAATTAAAAATTATCTTCGCTGGAACAGACAATTTTTCTGCTGAATATCTCAATGCATTAATTCATTCTCCACATAAAATTATTTCAGTTCTTACTCAACCAGATCGTCCTTCTGGAAGAGGACAAAAAATACACTTTTCACCAGTAAAAATAATATCTATAAATAATAAAATCCCTATTTTTCAACCATTATCTTTAAACAATGAGATATTTCAAAAAAAAATATTTAAACTTAATGCAGATATTATGATAGTAGTATCTTATGGTAAAATTATACCTAAAAAATTATTAGATATCTTTTCAAAAGGATGCATCAATGTCCATCCTTCACTTTTACCAAGATGGCGTGGTCCAACTCCTATTCAATCCTCTATTTTACATGGTGATACAAGTACCGGGATTAGCATTATTAAAATGAATGATAAAATTGATTCTGGAACTATTATATATTCTATGAATTGTAATATATCATCAAAAGATACTACTCAAAGTTTATCTGTAAAATTAATAAAAATAGGTATAAAAGGATTATTAGAAACATTAGAAAATATCATTTTAAATAACATTTTTGAAAAAAAACAAGATGAAAAAAATATTACTTTATCAAGAAAAATATATAAAAAAGATGCTTTGTTAAACTGGAATATACAAGCTCAACAATTAGAACGTTTAATTAGAGCATTTAATCCATATCCAGTATGTTATTTTATGTTTAACAATCAAAATATAAAAGTCTGGAAATCAACAGTAATACCTACAATAGAAAAAAATTTTTCTATAGGAGAAATTATATGTTTAGATAAGTATGGAATGCAAATTAAAACATCTTATCAAATACTGAATATTCAAAAAATACAATTACCAGGAAAAACAATTATTGATATAAAAAATATAGTTACATCTAAAAAAAATTTTTTTAAACCAGGTATAATTCTCTAA
- the rpmJ gene encoding 50S ribosomal protein L36 yields MKVKASVKILCRNCKIIKRKNVVRVICKNDPKHKQRQG; encoded by the coding sequence ATGAAAGTCAAAGCTTCTGTTAAAATATTGTGTCGAAATTGTAAAATAATAAAAAGAAAAAATGTTGTGAGAGTGATATGTAAAAATGATCCAAAACATAAGCAGCGTCAAGGATAA
- a CDS encoding Sua5/YciO/YrdC/YwlC family protein, with protein MLKNNNVIAYPTESMFGLGCNPDSEKAVKKLLQLKKRNIKKGFILVAANFHQIKNYINENDLSYKQKQIMFLHWPGPFTFLVPAKPEVPYWLTGEFNTIAVRISSHSQIIQLCNAFGGALISTSANISSMSPCFTVKEVYKYFGHNFPLLYGKIGTEKNPSKIINIINGNVIRYV; from the coding sequence ATGTTAAAAAATAATAATGTTATTGCATATCCTACAGAATCAATGTTTGGACTTGGATGTAATCCTGATAGTGAAAAAGCGGTAAAAAAATTACTTCAGTTAAAAAAGAGAAATATAAAAAAAGGTTTTATATTAGTCGCTGCTAATTTTCATCAAATAAAAAATTATATTAATGAAAATGATTTATCATATAAACAAAAACAGATAATGTTTCTTCATTGGCCAGGACCATTTACCTTTTTAGTTCCAGCTAAACCTGAAGTTCCTTATTGGTTAACTGGTGAATTTAATACTATAGCTGTACGTATTAGTTCTCATTCACAAATAATACAATTATGTAATGCATTTGGAGGGGCTTTAATATCTACAAGTGCAAATATTTCATCAATGAGTCCTTGTTTTACAGTTAAAGAAGTTTATAAATATTTTGGTCATAATTTTCCATTACTCTATGGGAAAATAGGTACTGAAAAAAATCCTTCTAAGATTATTAATATTATTAATGGAAATGTAATTCGTTATGTTTAG